From a region of the Latilactobacillus sakei genome:
- a CDS encoding MerR family transcriptional regulator, with translation MTTYLIGEIATKMGVSVDTLRYYDKEGLLPFAKRNTAGHRIFTDDDLGYLEVIDCLKKSAIPIREIGQFIDWCMIGDETLPDRYDFMVEHEQQLEAKIKVLETNLAFLRWKKWYYHQAKEAGTEAIHFMPGTTQVDPKRHEEYKRTLK, from the coding sequence ATGACAACTTATTTAATCGGTGAGATTGCAACTAAAATGGGTGTTTCGGTCGATACGCTCCGCTATTACGATAAGGAAGGTTTATTACCATTTGCCAAACGGAATACAGCTGGCCACCGGATTTTTACGGATGATGATTTAGGTTATCTCGAAGTAATCGACTGCTTGAAAAAATCAGCGATTCCGATTAGAGAAATTGGTCAGTTTATTGATTGGTGTATGATAGGCGACGAAACACTACCTGACCGTTACGATTTTATGGTCGAACACGAACAGCAGTTAGAAGCTAAAATTAAAGTATTAGAAACCAACCTAGCTTTCTTGCGGTGGAAGAAATGGTATTACCACCAAGCCAAAGAAGCAGGGACAGAAGCTATCCATTTCATGCCAGGCACAACGCAGGTTGATCCTAAAAGACATGAGGAATATAAACGAACGCTAAAATAA
- a CDS encoding LacI family transcriptional regulator gives MPTKLTDVAKLAKVSPTTVSRVINNYGYLSQKTIDKVHAAMAELNYQPNNLARSLQGKKAQMIGLIFPSVSNPFFGELIERLEKKLFDKGYKSILCDSNREPEKEKAYLGMLAANQVDGIIAGGHNTELQEYEKMSAPVISFDRLLSTHIPIISSDNFAGGQIATNTLINLGAKRIGIITGSNETNSPTLLRLNGYLDALQKRGLDPFVFQVKSTTSDSLKKIEIARILREEHLDGLFCTDDLTAISVINEAQNQNIKIPQDLKLIGYDGTELIQKYFPQLTTIIQPIDEIASLLAELITLRIEDPSAPLETRYTLPVKLLQSNSI, from the coding sequence GTGCCTACAAAACTAACGGATGTTGCCAAATTGGCAAAGGTCAGTCCGACAACAGTTTCTAGAGTCATTAACAACTATGGTTATCTTAGCCAAAAAACAATTGATAAGGTTCATGCCGCTATGGCCGAATTAAATTATCAACCTAATAATTTAGCAAGATCGTTACAAGGAAAGAAAGCACAAATGATAGGGCTTATTTTTCCTTCTGTTAGTAATCCGTTTTTTGGAGAATTAATTGAACGCCTCGAAAAGAAACTTTTTGATAAAGGCTACAAGAGTATTCTTTGTGATAGTAACCGTGAGCCTGAAAAAGAAAAAGCATATCTAGGTATGTTAGCCGCAAATCAAGTAGACGGTATTATTGCAGGAGGTCATAATACCGAACTACAAGAATATGAAAAAATGAGTGCACCCGTTATTTCATTTGATCGACTATTGAGTACACACATTCCCATTATTTCCAGTGATAACTTTGCCGGCGGTCAAATCGCCACCAACACCTTGATTAACCTCGGCGCTAAACGGATCGGTATTATTACTGGTAGTAACGAAACTAATTCACCGACGCTTTTACGACTTAATGGCTATTTAGATGCACTACAAAAAAGGGGCTTAGATCCTTTTGTCTTCCAAGTTAAAAGCACCACTTCAGATAGTCTTAAAAAAATCGAAATTGCGCGTATTCTCCGTGAAGAACACTTAGATGGCCTTTTTTGTACTGATGATTTAACTGCTATTTCCGTAATAAATGAAGCCCAAAATCAAAATATTAAGATTCCTCAAGATCTTAAACTAATTGGCTATGATGGTACCGAGCTAATTCAAAAATACTTTCCACAGCTAACAACGATTATTCAACCGATTGACGAGATTGCCTCACTATTAGCAGAACTAATTACTCTACGGATTGAAGACCCTAGTGCCCCATTAGAGACGCGCTACACTCTACCCGTAAAATTATTACAATCTAATTCAATTTAA
- a CDS encoding oxidoreductase translates to MNKPLIVITGASSGFGAEIAKIFNTAGYPELLLGRRADKIANLPLNFENVLIESVDVTNQAEFKIAIQKAEAKFGPTDLLVNNAGVMLLGNVLTQDAKEWQTMLDTNVMGVLNGMQIVLPAMVEHQHGTIINMSSLAGRKTFVNHAAYVASKFGVHGLSETIREEVSGQNVRISMVAPGAAETELLTHVTDQGALTDYQAWKDSMGGITLNPVHVAEAVKFIYDMPQSVNIRELDIAATRQDS, encoded by the coding sequence ATGAATAAACCATTAATCGTTATTACAGGCGCTAGCTCAGGATTTGGCGCCGAAATCGCTAAAATTTTTAATACTGCTGGCTATCCAGAATTACTGCTTGGTAGACGGGCTGATAAAATCGCTAACTTACCTTTAAACTTTGAAAACGTCTTAATCGAATCAGTCGATGTCACTAATCAAGCGGAATTTAAAATTGCGATTCAAAAAGCAGAAGCGAAATTTGGGCCGACCGACTTACTGGTCAATAATGCTGGTGTTATGTTACTAGGGAATGTCTTGACCCAAGACGCCAAGGAATGGCAAACAATGCTCGACACGAACGTCATGGGCGTTCTAAACGGCATGCAGATTGTATTACCTGCCATGGTTGAACACCAACATGGGACAATCATCAACATGTCTTCATTAGCTGGTCGTAAGACTTTCGTAAACCATGCTGCCTATGTCGCTTCTAAATTTGGCGTTCATGGTCTAAGCGAAACCATCCGTGAAGAAGTATCGGGCCAAAACGTTCGGATTTCAATGGTCGCCCCAGGCGCTGCTGAGACAGAATTACTAACCCACGTCACTGATCAAGGTGCCTTAACAGACTATCAGGCTTGGAAAGATAGCATGGGTGGCATTACCTTGAACCCGGTTCATGTTGCGGAAGCAGTGAAGTTCATTTATGACATGCCTCAATCAGTTAATATTCGGGAACTCGATATTGCAGCAACACGTCAAGATAGCTAA
- a CDS encoding sucrose-6-phosphate hydrolase, whose amino-acid sequence MPLITNWTRQIRYQPYSDWSIDYQQQLLNRVQNSPYRLNYHIQPDTGLLNDPNGFSYFNHQWHLFYQSYPMGPVHGLKSWHHLISDDLIDWRKATPLLPGGNYDSHGAYSGSALPINDRLFLFYTGNVRNSDWERTPFQNGAWLSQAGTISKISEPLIKQPRHYTDHFRDPMIFKYQDQIMALIGAQDNNKIGKIAVFKADHNNINNWRPLGELTFTSEKLGYMVECPNLIFINHQPVLIFCPQGLTSEVISYQNIYPNMYVVGHSFELNTTTITQPSELTNLDDGFDCYATQAFNAPDGRALAVSWLGLPEIEYPTDKDGWAHCLSLVKELTLHDNQLYQYPVEETKALRQTKQIVSLSKQSTIPTTNAYELELEVPANTSQTLHVFSNPSKSNSLVLTIDTTNGKITMDRSAAGVSFGQQYGQIRTTNVQPHHPIHINLFADQSVVELYINHGAKVMSSRLFPAENQNTIWAEIPQKAQLWPLSKVNNN is encoded by the coding sequence ATGCCATTAATTACAAACTGGACACGTCAAATACGCTATCAACCTTACTCAGATTGGTCCATCGATTATCAACAACAATTGTTGAATCGTGTCCAAAATTCACCCTATCGTCTCAATTACCATATTCAGCCAGATACAGGTTTATTAAATGATCCCAACGGTTTCTCTTATTTCAATCACCAATGGCACTTATTTTATCAAAGTTATCCTATGGGACCAGTTCACGGTCTAAAATCCTGGCACCATCTTATTTCAGATGATCTTATTGATTGGCGCAAAGCAACTCCTTTATTACCTGGCGGAAATTACGACAGTCACGGCGCATATTCTGGTAGTGCATTACCAATTAATGATAGACTCTTCCTTTTTTATACTGGTAACGTCAGAAATAGTGACTGGGAGCGAACACCTTTTCAAAACGGTGCATGGCTCAGTCAAGCAGGTACCATCAGCAAAATATCTGAGCCTCTAATCAAACAACCACGCCATTATACTGATCATTTCCGAGATCCAATGATTTTTAAGTATCAAGACCAAATCATGGCGCTAATTGGCGCTCAAGATAACAATAAAATTGGTAAGATTGCCGTTTTTAAAGCGGATCACAATAACATTAATAATTGGCGCCCGCTCGGCGAATTAACTTTTACAAGTGAAAAACTAGGTTACATGGTTGAATGTCCTAATCTCATCTTTATTAATCATCAGCCGGTTTTAATTTTTTGCCCACAGGGTTTAACATCCGAAGTTATTTCTTACCAGAACATCTATCCAAATATGTATGTGGTTGGTCATTCATTCGAACTCAATACAACCACCATTACGCAGCCTTCTGAGCTTACTAATCTTGATGACGGCTTTGACTGTTACGCCACACAAGCTTTTAATGCTCCAGATGGTCGTGCACTGGCAGTAAGTTGGTTAGGTTTACCTGAAATTGAATATCCAACTGATAAAGACGGTTGGGCTCATTGCCTAAGCCTAGTTAAGGAATTAACACTCCATGATAATCAACTTTATCAATACCCCGTCGAAGAAACAAAAGCGCTCCGCCAAACAAAACAAATCGTATCACTCAGTAAACAAAGCACAATACCTACAACTAACGCTTATGAATTAGAACTCGAAGTGCCGGCAAACACTAGCCAAACTCTTCACGTCTTTAGCAATCCCTCGAAATCAAATAGTTTAGTACTTACTATTGATACAACAAATGGTAAAATTACAATGGATCGTTCTGCTGCTGGGGTCTCATTTGGCCAACAATATGGTCAAATCAGAACAACTAATGTTCAACCCCATCATCCTATTCACATTAACTTATTCGCAGATCAATCGGTCGTTGAACTTTATATCAACCATGGTGCCAAAGTTATGAGTAGTCGCTTATTCCCAGCGGAAAATCAAAATACAATCTGGGCAGAGATACCACAAAAAGCACAACTTTGGCCTTTATCTAAAGTAAATAACAACTGA
- a CDS encoding PTS beta-glucoside transporter subunit EIIBCA (phosphoenolpyruvate-dependent sugar phosphotransferase system; catalyzes the phosphorylation of incoming sugar substrates concomitant with their translocation across the cell membrane; IIB is phosphorylated by IIA and then transfers the phosphoryl group to the sugar; IIC forms the translocation channel) has translation MNHKEVAKRIAQAVGKDNVVAAAHCATRLRLVVKDVKIIDQAALDNDPDLKGTFNANGQYQIIVGPGDVNTVYDEFIKIVNIKEASKEELKNIAADNKDNIIMKFIKVLSDIFVPLIPALTAGGLLMAINNVLTGQGLFGAQSIVQMFPQWKGFAEIVNMMSSAPFTFLPILIAFSATKRFGGNPYLGAAAGMMLVMPNLVNGYGVAESIATGHMTYWHVFGLNIAQAGYQGQVIPVIGVAFILANLEKFFHKHLNDAVDFTFTPMLSIIITGFLTFTLVGPALRIVSNGVTDSLVWAYQTLGAVGMGIFGLGYSAIVLTGLHQSFPAIETTLLADIAKTGGSFIFPVAAMANIAQGAATFAVFFVTKNKQQKSLTTSAGISAMLGITEPALFGVNLKLKFPFFIGLIASGISSFIIGLLHVLSVSMGPAGIIGFIAIAPKSIPSFMMGAIISFVIAFVGTYLYGKKAMKTTEEEIINEAPATPEVVERLQDEKISAPVTGRIVDLASVPDPVFASEAMGKGIAIMPTSQDVLAPVTGVITIAADTGHAYGIKSDDGAEVLIHIGLDTVNLNGVGFEKIVQQGQHVSEGDLLGHFDIDKIKQAGLTPLTMTIVTNTAGYAQVDSLLTVDRAAMQGEEIIQLHAKKD, from the coding sequence ATGAATCATAAGGAAGTAGCGAAACGAATAGCTCAGGCAGTTGGAAAAGACAATGTGGTTGCGGCTGCTCATTGTGCGACTAGGTTACGATTAGTTGTGAAGGACGTGAAAATAATAGACCAAGCAGCATTAGATAATGATCCAGATCTAAAGGGTACGTTTAATGCGAATGGCCAATATCAAATTATTGTTGGTCCAGGGGATGTTAACACCGTTTATGACGAATTTATTAAGATTGTAAATATTAAAGAAGCTTCTAAAGAAGAATTAAAAAATATTGCGGCTGATAATAAAGACAATATTATTATGAAATTCATTAAGGTTTTAAGCGATATCTTTGTGCCATTAATACCAGCTTTAACTGCTGGCGGCCTATTAATGGCTATTAATAATGTTTTGACAGGTCAAGGCTTGTTTGGCGCACAATCAATTGTCCAGATGTTTCCACAGTGGAAAGGATTCGCTGAGATTGTCAATATGATGTCGTCAGCGCCATTTACCTTCTTACCAATTTTAATTGCATTTTCTGCAACTAAGCGATTTGGTGGGAACCCATATCTAGGTGCGGCAGCAGGAATGATGTTAGTTATGCCTAACCTAGTTAATGGTTATGGGGTTGCTGAAAGTATTGCTACAGGGCATATGACGTATTGGCATGTCTTTGGATTGAATATTGCGCAAGCTGGTTATCAAGGTCAAGTAATTCCGGTTATCGGAGTTGCCTTCATTCTTGCTAATTTAGAGAAATTCTTCCATAAACATTTAAATGATGCTGTTGATTTTACGTTTACACCAATGTTATCGATTATTATCACAGGATTTTTAACCTTTACATTAGTTGGTCCTGCATTGAGAATTGTTTCAAATGGTGTTACTGATAGTTTAGTATGGGCTTATCAAACGTTAGGTGCAGTCGGTATGGGGATTTTTGGCCTGGGATATTCAGCAATTGTCTTAACTGGCTTGCATCAAAGCTTCCCGGCAATTGAAACGACACTTTTGGCAGATATTGCCAAAACTGGTGGATCGTTTATTTTTCCCGTTGCGGCGATGGCAAATATTGCTCAAGGGGCTGCAACTTTCGCTGTGTTCTTCGTTACTAAGAATAAACAACAAAAGTCATTAACGACTTCTGCTGGGATTTCTGCGATGTTGGGAATTACTGAACCAGCATTATTTGGAGTTAATTTAAAATTGAAGTTTCCATTCTTTATTGGTTTAATTGCATCAGGAATCTCATCATTTATTATTGGTTTATTACATGTTTTATCAGTATCAATGGGACCTGCAGGAATTATTGGGTTTATTGCGATTGCACCTAAGAGTATCCCTAGTTTTATGATGGGAGCTATTATTAGTTTCGTAATCGCATTTGTGGGGACATACTTATATGGTAAAAAGGCAATGAAGACAACTGAAGAAGAAATAATCAATGAAGCACCAGCTACCCCAGAAGTAGTGGAGAGATTACAAGATGAAAAGATTAGTGCACCAGTTACCGGACGAATTGTTGACTTAGCATCAGTACCCGATCCAGTTTTTGCAAGTGAAGCAATGGGAAAAGGTATTGCGATTATGCCAACTTCTCAAGATGTACTTGCACCAGTTACCGGTGTGATAACAATTGCGGCTGATACAGGTCACGCATACGGGATAAAATCGGATGATGGTGCGGAAGTGCTAATTCATATTGGTTTAGATACAGTTAATTTAAATGGTGTAGGTTTTGAAAAGATTGTCCAACAGGGACAACATGTTAGCGAAGGCGATTTATTAGGTCATTTTGATATTGATAAGATTAA
- a CDS encoding alpha-galactosidase, with protein MISFDEKKAIFYLDNGRISMVLAIVQQKYVIHRYFGAHIRQYHESNTIRFTDRGLAVNPSTDRTFSLGELPLICPTRDTGDYRIPALTIRQASHNTHLDLEYRDYQIITGKPKLNGLPSTYIVSDNDAQTLRINLEDLKAGVRVAMYYTIFKGLDIIATHQEVTNIGQQAITIQNCQSLSIDFTPQKLSWLSLYGAHINEANRNQHPIYPGIQKIESVRGASSPQHQPFFALLSPETTEYTGVVYGFHLVYSGNFMGQVEQDQYGNIRAQLGLNTDTFDWRLAQNETFIAPEAIMNYSMAGLNGMSQNFHQLYQNHLVPQRFSHQERPILINTWEAMYFAIDDAKCEALAQEATDVGIELFVLDDGWFVGRNDDTTSLGDWSVDQTKLPHGIGQLADKIKQYGLSFGLWFEPEMISRKSNLYRQHPDWCLHVPNYEPMEGRNQLVLDLTRPAVQDYLIQMLRQHLSTGKIDYIKWDMNRHMSDVYSTAVDDSQQGEVWHRYILGLYHVLEVITNEFPTVLFEGCSSGGGRFDPGMLYYMPQTWTSDNTDAPSRVVIQDGYSLLYPPVTMAAHVSAVPNHQVGRTTDVQTRFDIARFGNLGYELDLTQLSADEKQQIKQQTKIAKKERQLTQFGRFYRLVVTDDNYTAWLIINENRSEFNVLIYSELAQAAPHYPVFKLNYLDPNKVYQSDSGEQYGGDELMNVGLTLPRNKTDFHTVVYHFKSC; from the coding sequence ATGATTAGTTTTGATGAAAAAAAGGCAATATTTTACCTAGATAATGGGCGTATCAGTATGGTCTTAGCAATCGTTCAACAAAAATATGTAATTCATCGCTATTTTGGTGCTCATATTCGTCAGTATCATGAAAGTAACACTATCCGGTTTACGGACCGTGGATTAGCTGTTAATCCTTCGACAGATCGAACGTTTTCGTTAGGTGAGTTACCACTAATTTGTCCAACACGAGATACGGGGGATTATCGAATTCCTGCTTTAACAATTCGGCAAGCAAGTCATAATACTCACCTTGACTTAGAATATCGGGATTACCAAATTATTACTGGGAAACCTAAGCTAAATGGCTTACCGTCAACTTATATTGTTAGTGATAATGATGCACAAACACTACGCATTAATTTGGAGGATTTGAAAGCCGGTGTGCGGGTAGCGATGTATTATACAATTTTTAAGGGTTTAGATATTATCGCAACGCATCAAGAAGTGACAAATATTGGGCAACAAGCAATTACAATTCAGAATTGTCAAAGTTTATCAATCGATTTTACACCGCAAAAGCTATCCTGGTTATCATTATATGGAGCACATATTAATGAAGCTAATCGCAATCAACATCCTATTTATCCAGGCATCCAAAAAATAGAAAGTGTTCGCGGTGCAAGTAGTCCGCAACACCAACCTTTCTTCGCACTTTTATCTCCTGAAACAACAGAATATACCGGTGTGGTTTATGGATTTCATTTGGTTTATAGTGGTAATTTTATGGGACAGGTTGAACAAGATCAATACGGTAATATTCGCGCACAGCTAGGTTTGAATACAGATACATTTGATTGGCGCTTGGCACAGAACGAAACATTTATCGCACCAGAGGCTATCATGAACTATAGTATGGCTGGGTTAAACGGAATGAGTCAGAATTTTCATCAACTGTACCAGAATCATTTAGTACCGCAGCGTTTTAGTCACCAGGAGCGGCCGATTTTAATTAATACTTGGGAAGCAATGTATTTTGCAATCGACGATGCTAAATGTGAAGCATTGGCGCAAGAAGCGACCGATGTTGGTATCGAATTATTTGTTTTGGATGATGGGTGGTTTGTTGGACGTAACGATGATACGACATCTTTGGGGGACTGGTCAGTTGATCAGACCAAATTACCGCATGGAATTGGACAGTTAGCGGATAAGATTAAGCAATATGGTTTGTCATTTGGACTGTGGTTTGAACCTGAGATGATTTCGCGGAAAAGTAATCTATATCGTCAGCATCCAGATTGGTGTTTACATGTTCCAAATTACGAACCGATGGAAGGTAGAAATCAATTAGTGTTAGACTTGACACGCCCAGCGGTTCAAGATTATCTAATACAAATGCTGAGACAACATCTTAGTACTGGAAAAATTGATTATATTAAATGGGATATGAATCGACATATGTCAGATGTTTATAGTACGGCAGTTGATGATAGTCAACAAGGTGAGGTTTGGCACCGCTATATCTTAGGTTTATATCATGTGTTAGAAGTGATTACGAATGAATTTCCAACAGTATTATTTGAAGGTTGTTCAAGTGGAGGCGGACGGTTTGATCCGGGCATGCTATATTACATGCCACAGACCTGGACGAGTGATAATACAGATGCACCAAGCAGAGTTGTTATCCAAGATGGCTATAGTTTATTATACCCACCAGTTACGATGGCCGCACATGTGAGTGCAGTTCCTAATCATCAAGTAGGTAGAACAACAGATGTACAGACGAGGTTTGATATTGCGAGGTTTGGGAACCTAGGTTATGAACTTGATTTAACGCAATTAAGTGCTGATGAGAAACAACAGATTAAACAACAAACCAAAATCGCAAAAAAAGAACGGCAATTAACTCAGTTTGGTCGGTTCTATCGCTTAGTTGTTACTGATGATAACTACACTGCTTGGTTGATCATCAATGAAAATCGTAGTGAATTTAATGTGTTGATTTACAGTGAACTAGCACAAGCAGCACCGCATTATCCGGTATTTAAATTAAATTATTTAGATCCTAACAAGGTATATCAATCTGATTCAGGTGAACAATATGGTGGGGACGAGTTAATGAATGTTGGATTAACGTTACCTCGAAATAAGACCGATTTTCATACAGTTGTTTATCATTTTAAGTCTTGTTAG
- a CDS encoding GntR family transcriptional regulator encodes MPKYEEIADTLRQRIKQGIYPANSLLPNQVELVEEFDASRMTVKKAITILTMEGLVFARRGAGTKVLDHSFWNKNTAPADQYRGMSFDLADANQTLTSKVITFKVTFPSPEVKERLTLSAQQPVYEIIRLRIVDGVNSVLEHTYMPVNLAPGLTDEILESSIYSYLKKDLHLTFAGAFRNIQADKADKYDQEYLECAPTDPVLEVEQVVYLDSGQPIEYSRSRNRYDRRGYTYLDVNNC; translated from the coding sequence TTGCCAAAATATGAAGAAATCGCCGACACACTTCGCCAGCGGATTAAGCAAGGAATTTATCCTGCTAACTCGTTACTCCCTAATCAGGTTGAACTTGTCGAAGAATTTGATGCTAGTCGCATGACGGTTAAAAAGGCCATTACGATTCTCACCATGGAAGGGCTCGTTTTTGCCCGTCGTGGTGCTGGCACCAAGGTACTGGACCATTCTTTTTGGAATAAAAATACTGCACCAGCCGATCAATATCGGGGGATGTCCTTTGATTTAGCTGATGCCAATCAAACCCTCACCAGTAAGGTTATTACCTTCAAAGTCACCTTCCCCTCACCAGAAGTTAAGGAACGCCTTACTTTAAGCGCACAACAACCGGTTTACGAAATCATTCGCTTACGGATTGTCGATGGCGTCAACAGCGTCCTTGAACACACATACATGCCCGTTAACCTAGCACCGGGTTTAACAGATGAAATTCTAGAAAGTTCCATTTACAGTTATTTGAAGAAAGACCTTCACTTAACTTTTGCGGGTGCTTTCCGAAATATTCAAGCCGACAAAGCTGATAAATATGATCAAGAATATCTCGAATGTGCACCTACTGATCCGGTTTTAGAAGTCGAACAAGTGGTCTATCTCGATAGTGGTCAACCGATTGAGTATTCCCGGAGTCGTAACCGCTACGACCGCCGCGGTTATACTTACTTGGACGTCAATAACTGCTAA